The Corynebacterium poyangense genome includes a window with the following:
- a CDS encoding MFS transporter: MTQVGIRRRPLPRQTQISQQRRLLVMLVFSLGGFGIGTTEFVSMGLLNMIAKDFAVTEDTAGHIISGYALGVVIGAPVLAALTGKIPRRRLLLFLMAAFSLGNGLTMLAHNYPTLLLARFIAGFPHGAYFSVAGLSAASMAPKGERGRALAFVGMGLSVSLVFGVPLAQGLGQALGWKAAYGVVTLIGIITVVSLWFLMPHMTEMKPTNPHTELGALGKPQVWLTVLMGTVGFGGMFAVYTYISWTMTERAGLPAELMPLVLTMYGIGSVVGNWLGGRLADRDLEKGILLAFSLIAVALVGFYITSTHPILGSINFGFIGLCGSALIPSLQIRLMEVAGKAQTLAAALNQSALNLANAGGAALGGAVIAAGYSYSAPALAGAGLAILAMIMWVPAYLLRRQDILKNSR, translated from the coding sequence GTGACTCAAGTCGGAATTCGTCGTCGTCCCTTACCTCGTCAAACCCAGATTTCTCAGCAGCGTCGTCTCCTCGTCATGCTGGTGTTTTCCCTTGGCGGTTTTGGAATAGGAACCACCGAATTCGTTTCCATGGGGTTGCTCAATATGATCGCGAAAGACTTCGCTGTCACTGAAGATACGGCCGGACACATCATCTCCGGCTACGCTCTCGGGGTGGTGATCGGCGCTCCAGTGCTGGCGGCGTTAACCGGGAAAATCCCTCGCCGTCGCCTCCTACTTTTCCTCATGGCAGCCTTTAGTCTCGGAAACGGCCTAACCATGCTGGCCCACAACTACCCCACACTGCTTCTAGCCCGTTTTATCGCAGGTTTCCCCCATGGTGCCTATTTCTCCGTCGCAGGGTTGTCCGCTGCATCCATGGCTCCGAAAGGGGAGCGCGGACGAGCCTTAGCTTTCGTCGGAATGGGGCTTTCAGTTTCTCTAGTTTTCGGTGTGCCCCTAGCTCAAGGTCTAGGTCAGGCACTGGGGTGGAAAGCCGCCTACGGAGTGGTCACTCTCATTGGCATCATCACCGTGGTATCGCTATGGTTCCTCATGCCGCACATGACCGAAATGAAGCCCACCAACCCGCACACTGAGCTTGGGGCGCTAGGGAAACCGCAGGTGTGGTTAACCGTCCTCATGGGCACCGTGGGATTCGGCGGAATGTTCGCTGTTTATACCTACATCTCGTGGACTATGACTGAGCGCGCCGGGCTTCCCGCAGAACTCATGCCCCTGGTGCTAACGATGTACGGAATTGGCTCAGTAGTGGGAAATTGGCTCGGGGGACGTCTCGCAGACCGCGACCTGGAAAAGGGAATTCTTCTTGCCTTCTCCCTCATTGCGGTGGCTTTAGTGGGGTTCTATATCACCAGCACTCACCCAATTCTCGGAAGTATCAACTTCGGGTTCATTGGCTTATGCGGTTCAGCGCTTATTCCGAGTTTGCAAATCCGACTCATGGAAGTTGCGGGAAAAGCACAGACGCTAGCGGCAGCGCTTAATCAATCCGCCCTCAATCTGGCCAATGCCGGTGGTGCGGCCTTAGGCGGGGCAGTTATTGCCGCAGGATATAGCTACTCAGCCCCAGCACTTGCCGGAGCAGGCTTAGCAATTCTCGCTATGATCATGTGGGTTCCGGCGTATCTCTTACGTCGCCAAGACATACTCAAGAACAGCCGATAA
- a CDS encoding exodeoxyribonuclease III — protein MQISTVNVNGIRAAVKERSAENKGFLAWLEQSDSDVVLLQEVRATLAQTEAALAPALAAGWHYVGAPAAAKGRAGVGVLSRKNLDDVQVGFGSFQDSGRWIEGNYDGVQIASLYLPSGSADTLKQDEKYRFLDEFTEILEERARDHQYMVIGGDWNICHRQEDLKNWRANQKKSGFLPDERLFMDSVFGAFPDEESQVQQGGGEYAGAVEYRSDVRRTAAINPQWFDIQRHLQPEGSGPYTWWTYRGQAFNNDAGWRIDYQAGTRDMLNRAESFHIGKASTVENRWSDHAPLTVRYR, from the coding sequence TTGCAGATCTCCACGGTGAACGTCAACGGTATTCGGGCAGCGGTGAAAGAGCGCTCCGCGGAGAATAAGGGATTCCTAGCCTGGTTAGAGCAATCTGATTCCGATGTCGTACTCCTCCAGGAAGTTCGCGCCACCCTGGCTCAAACAGAGGCGGCGCTAGCTCCAGCGCTCGCCGCAGGATGGCACTATGTGGGCGCCCCAGCAGCAGCAAAGGGACGCGCCGGGGTAGGAGTTTTGAGCCGGAAAAACCTCGACGACGTGCAGGTGGGTTTTGGTTCTTTCCAGGATTCTGGTCGGTGGATTGAAGGCAATTATGACGGAGTCCAGATAGCTAGCCTGTATTTGCCCTCTGGTTCTGCAGATACCCTGAAACAAGATGAAAAGTATCGTTTCCTTGATGAATTTACCGAGATATTAGAGGAACGTGCGCGCGATCACCAATACATGGTTATTGGTGGGGATTGGAATATTTGCCATCGTCAAGAAGATTTAAAAAACTGGCGGGCGAACCAGAAGAAATCAGGGTTTCTTCCCGATGAGCGGCTATTTATGGATTCTGTTTTTGGTGCCTTCCCGGACGAAGAATCTCAGGTTCAACAAGGCGGTGGAGAATACGCCGGGGCGGTCGAGTATCGCAGCGATGTGCGTCGGACCGCAGCAATAAATCCGCAATGGTTTGACATTCAGCGCCATCTTCAGCCGGAAGGAAGCGGACCTTATACCTGGTGGACATATCGGGGACAGGCTTTTAATAATGATGCTGGTTGGCGTATCGACTACCAAGCGGGCACGAGGGACATGCTCAACCGTGCTGAATCTTTTCATATCGGAAAAGCCTCGACCGTGGAAAATCGGTGGTCGGATCACGCCC